Proteins from a single region of Scytonema millei VB511283:
- a CDS encoding response regulator codes for MKDKMIHILLVEDDEVDVMNVKRAFKKNNITNPLYTASDGIEALSILRGSESEPSPIPQERRLILLDLNMPRMNGIEFLRELRGDANLKQIPVVMLTTSNEDRDKVEAYNLNVAGYILKPVTFDNFIQVMATLNNYWTLSEMP; via the coding sequence ATGAAAGACAAGATGATACATATTCTGCTTGTCGAGGATGACGAAGTGGATGTCATGAACGTAAAAAGAGCGTTTAAGAAAAATAACATTACCAATCCACTCTATACGGCTAGTGATGGGATAGAAGCATTGTCAATCTTGCGAGGAAGTGAAAGCGAACCATCGCCAATCCCGCAAGAGCGGCGATTAATTTTATTAGATTTAAACATGCCCAGAATGAATGGAATTGAATTTTTACGAGAATTGCGAGGTGATGCCAATCTCAAACAGATACCTGTCGTGATGTTGACGACATCTAACGAAGACAGAGATAAAGTTGAGGCTTACAACCTGAATGTCGCTGGATATATTCTCAAACCAGTCACGTTCGATAACTTTATCCAAGTTATGGCAACGCTGAATAATTATTGGACTTTAAGTGAAATGCCTTAA